The [Limnothrix rosea] IAM M-220 genome contains the following window.
CCTAGCCTTCGGCGTTGCCTCTGGTGCTGGCCCTGTTGCTGGTTTGTGGGGAGCCGTCCTTGTCGGTTTCTTTGCTGCTCTTTTTGGCGGCACCGCGACATTGATTTCTGAGCCCACAGGTCCGATGACCGTTGTGCTGACTGGTATCATCGCGAACTTTATTGCTCAGGAAGGTACCGAGCAAGGTTTAGCTATGGCCTTTACCGTCGTCATGATGGCGGGTGTGTTTCAGATTATCTTTGGACTACTGAAGCTCGGCCGTTATGTAACCATGATGCCCTACACCGTCATTTCTGGCTTCATGTCAGGTATCGGTATCATTTTAGTAATTTTGCAAATTGCGCCATTTCTGGGACAGGGGAGTCCTGGTGGGGGCGTTGTTGGCACGCTTAGGGCGATTCCAGAGTTGTTGAGCAATGTCCAGCCTACTGAAACTCTTTTAGCAGCGGGCACTGTGGCAATTATCTGGTTTATGCCAGAAAAAATTAAGAAGCTTGTTCCCCCTCAGCTTGTGGCTTTGGTTGCTGGGACAGTTATTTCTTTATTTGTTTTCCCTAATGCTGATCAGATTCGTCGCATTGGTGAAATTCCTGCTGGTTTCCCTAGCCTTATCATGCCGACTTTTGCTGCTGAACATCTCCAGATTATGGTGATTGATGCGGCGGTGCTGGGCATGTTGGGCTGTATTGATGCGTTGCTGACATCGATGGTGGCGGATAGTTTGACCCGTACTGAGCATGATTCTAATAAGGAGCTGCTTGGGCAGGGTCTTGGCAATATTGTGTCAGGTTTATTTGGCGGTCTTGCTGGTGCGGGTGCAACCATGGGTACTGTGGTAAACATCCAAAGTGGTGGTCGTTCTGCTCTGTCTGGCCTTAGTCGTGCTCTGATTCTCTTGGTTGTGATTCTCGGTGCTTCAGGTCTTGCGGCAAATATTCCTTTAGCCGTGCTGGCGGGTATTGCGCTAAAGGTTGGTATCGACATTATTGACTGGGATTTCTTGAAGCGTGCCCATACGATTTCTTGGAAGGGGGCGCTCATTATGTATGGCGTTATCTTGCTTACGGTCTTGGTTGATTTGATTGTTGCGGTGGGTATTGGTTTATTTATTGCTAATATTCTCACTATTGATAAGATGAGCCGTCTCCAGTCTGAGAGTGTGCGGTCTATTTCTGATGCTGATGATGCTATGGATCTCACGGCGGAGGAGCAGCGCTGGCTCGATGAGGCGAATGGTCGGGTACTTTTCTTCCAACTTAGTGGTCCGATGATTTTTGGTGTTGCGAAGGCGATCGCCCGTGAACATAATGCGATCCAAGACTGTGATGCTATTGTCTTTGATATCTCCGATGTGCCCCATATGGGGGTTACGGCTTCTTTGGCGCTGGAAAATGCCATTGAAGAAGCGGTAGATAAGGGGCGTGAAGTTTTTCTTGTCGGTGCTGCGGGTCAAACCCGTCGCCGCCTTGAAAAGCTCAAGCTTTTCCGTAAGGTTTCTCCGGAACGTTGTCTGATGTCTCGTGAAGAGGCGCTGAAGCAGGCAACGTTTCAAGTTGCTTCTGGTACGTCTTCTGATGGTGACTATTTCGATAAAGCAGCGTCGACGGTATAACTGTTGGTTTCCCTTGCAACTTTGGCGATCGCCTCTCTTGATTTTTAACGAGATAGGCGGAGGCGATCGCCCCTTTTTTCTCAGTCTAACTAAATCCATAGACATCAAAAACTTTATAAACATATGGCTTTTCCGACTTTACAACTCGACTTTGGGCACGACTTGCTCCAATTAATGAGTTTCAATTTTGATAAATTCCGGTCTTTTAGCGGTTTCACCCTAGCCACAACACCCGAATCAGAATATGGTTCCTATGTATTAACAGGTGTGTTGATGACCATTGTGGTGATCTACGCCATGAGTAAAATTGGTGGCGAACTGTCCAAGCGCGTCGGTTTACCCCCTGTTCTTGGTGAACTGCTCGGTGGCGTTTTAGTCGGTGTTTCTGCACTACACCTCATTGTTTTTCCCGAAACCGGTGCCCTAGGTACAGACTCTTTAATGATGTCGGTTCTCCAGCGGCTTGGAGATCTCGATGCGATCGCCGTCGAGCATATTTTCGAAAGCCAAAGCGAAGTAATTTCCGTCTTGGCAGAACTCGGCGTTATCGTTCTTTTGTTTGAGATTGGTCTAGAGTCAGACTTACGCGAACTCACAAAAGTCGGTTCCCAAGCCGCCGTTGTTGCCATCGTTGGTGTTGTCGCTCCTTTCCTACTCGGTACAGTTGGTCTTGTGACCCTATTCCAAGCGCCGATTATTCCCGCAATTTTTGCTGGTGCAGCCTTAACCGCGACCAGTATTGGTATCACCTCAAAGGTACTATCAGATTTAGGACAGCTCAAATCCACCGAAGGCACCATTATTGTCGGTGCTGCTGTCATTGACGATGTGCTCGGTATTATCGTTCTCGCCGTCGTTGCGAGTCTTGCTAAAACGGGTGAAGTTGATTTATTAAACGTTGTTTACCTCATCGTTGGTGCGTCAACCTTTCTACTCGGTTCTATTCTGCTGGGTAAATTTTTTAATAAAAGCTTTGAGGCGATCGCCGGAAAATTACAAACCCGCGGTGCACTATTGATTCCGGCCTGTGCCTTTGCCTTAATTATGGCAATTATCGCTAACTCCATTCACCTAGAAGCAATCCTTGGTGCCTTTGCCGCAGGTCTAGTCCTCGACGAAACCGATTTGCGCAAAGAACTTGATCGTTTGGTGATGCCCGTTGCTGATTTGCTTGTTCCCATCTTCTTCGTTACGGTCGGTGCAAAAGCAGATCTTGGTGTGCTTAACCCCTTCGTCGAAGAAAATCGTGCCGGTCTAATCATTGCAACCTTCCTCGTCGTTGTAGCTATTATCGGTAAAGTGATTACGGGTTGGGCGGTCTTCGGTAAGCCCGGCATTAACCGCTTAGCCGTTGGTTTCGGCATGATTCCCCGTGGTGAAGTTGGCCTTGTTTTTGCCGGCATTGGTTCTGCCAGTGGTGTTTTAGATAAGCCCCTCGAAGCAGCAATTATTGTGATGGTGATTGTCACCACATTTATTGCGCCACCGCTACTCCAGATGGTGTTAGACAATCCTGGTGATGGCGATATCGATGGCACAGATACGGAGCTAGAAAAGCCCTATGTTCTGGCTGAATAATCCTTGGCAAAATTGACTTGAAGCGTTTTTAATATTTTTAAGTTTTACCTTCCTCGCTTTGTACTCTCCCCTTTTTGGGGAGAGTCTTCTTCCTAATTACCCAAAGTTTTGTTTTTTGTGTCTATGGCCTTTCTCGAAACCTGCGTATTTGGTGTCATCTTTATTGGCTTTTTTGGCATCATTTTTAAGAAAAACCTAATCATGAAAATCCTCGCGATGGACGTGATGAGTACTGGGGTGATCGCTTATTACATTCTTGTGGCTGCCCGTGGTGGGATTTTTGCGCCGATTGTGGATGATGCTCAGGAAACAGTGGCTTATGCCGATCCGGTGCCCCAGGCTGTGATTTTAACGGCAATTGTCATTGGATTTTCGATTCAGGCGTTGATGCTGGTCGGTGTCATGAAGTTGTCGCGGGATAATCCAACCTTAGAGACGAGAGAGATCGAGAAAATTCACACCCCATGATGCACGACATTACAATCATTTGGATTTTATTGCCGTTCGTTATCGGTTTTAGTATTTATCTGTTGCCACAGATAGATCGCTATCTCGCGTTATTGGTTTTCTCTGCTTCGTTGGGTTTTGGGACGGTACAGATTTTTCAGCCGGAACCTTATCAACTGCACTTACTGGATAGTTTTGGGGTAACGCTACAGGTCAGTGGTCAGAGCGGCTATTTTATTTTGACTAATGCATTGGTGGCGATCGCCATTATTTTGTATTGCTTTAATAGCCCAAAGAGTGCCTTCTTTTTTACTCAGCTCACTATTTTGCATGGTGCAGTGAATGCTGTGTTTATCTGTGCGGATCTGATGAGTTTGTATGTGGCTCTGGAGGCGATCGGCGTTTCGGCGTTTTTGTTGATGATTTATCAGCGTACTGACCGCTCTATTTGGGTCGGGCTGAGGTATTTATTTATTAGCAATACGGCGATGCTGTTTTTCCTCATCGGGGCGGTGCAGGTTTATCAGGCGAATAATTCCTTTGCTTATGCGGGATTAGCCAATGCGCCCATTGAGGCGATCGCCCTGCTCTTTATCGGCCTACTCACCAAAGGCGGCATTTTTGTGTCAGGCCTGTGGTTACCCTTGACCCACTCAGAATCAGAAACGCCCGTCTCAGCAATGTTGTCGGGTGTTGTGGTGAAAGCGGGTATTTTTCCTTTGATGCAATTTGCATTGCTCGTGGACAGCATCAATCCGATTGTGAGGCTGTTTGGAATGGGAACCGCGTTACTGGGTGTGAGCTATGCCGTATTTGAGAAGGATTCCAAGCGGATGTTGGCTTTTCATACGGTGTCCCAGTTGGGATTTGTTCTGGCAGCCCCTGCGGTGGGTGGTTTTTATGCCCTCAGCCATGGTTTGGTGAAATCAGTGTTGTTTTTGCTCGCCGGAAATTTACCGAGTCGTAATTTTAAAGAGCTTAAGAAAACGGGTATTGCCACCAATCTTTGGATTCCCTTGGCGATCGCCAGTCTTTCCATCTCAGGAATGCCCTTACTCGCGGGTTATAGTGCGAAAGTTTTAATCCTGAAAAATATTGAATCTTGGCAGGAAATTGGCATGAACCTTGCCGCTGTAGGAACCGCTATTTCTTTTTCAAAGTTTTTGTTTTTACCCCATTCTCCAGAACTGAAAGGCAAGGCATTTTCCACTAATAATTGGGGCTTTTGGGCGGCGATCGCCCTTTTACTGGGGGGCTTGTTCATCACCAATGGCTTTTATTTAGACGCTTATAAACTGAGCAATTTCCCCAAGGCACTGATCACGATTGCCATCGGTTGGGGCGCTTACTGGCTAATTTTTCAAAAATTGTCAATCAAATTACCGCGTGTTGTGGAGCAATTTGAACACCTCGTTGGCGCGATGAGTCTTGTTTTAACTGGTTTGTTTTGGATGGTATGGGCATGAACAATTTAGAGCGATCGCTAATTAAGGGAGGACAACAACCATGATGAATGAATTGACGATTGGCTGGGTGATTTCCCCCTTTGTCGTGGGCTTTAGCATCTATTTGCTACCAAAAATTGACCGCTATCTGGCGATTTTGGTATCGATTTCGTCGCTGATCTTTGGTCTGGTACAAATTTTTCAGCCAGAACCCTACAGCCTCAAGCTCCTTGATAGCTATGGCGTAGATTTACTGGTGGATGATCAGAGTGGTTATTTCATTTTGACCAATGCGGCGGTGGCGATCGCCGTGACAGTGTATTGCTGGAAAAGTACGAAAAGCGCTTTTTTCTTTACCCAGCTCGTCATTTTGCAGGGGGCGCTGAATGCCGTCTTTATTTGCGCGGATCTGATTAGTCTGTATGTGGCCCTCGAAGCCATTAGTATCGCGGCGTTTCTGCTAATGACCTACCAGCGGACAGACCGTTCCATTTGGATTGGTCTGAGGTATCTGTTCCTGAGTAATACGGCCATGCTGTTTTATTTAATGGGGGCACTGCTGGTTTATCAGGCGACAAAATCCTTTTCCTACGCTGGTTTAGCCGAAGCACCTAATGAGGCGATCGCCTTGATTTTTCTCGGTTTACTCACCAAAGGCGGTGTATTTGTCTCAGGACTGTGGTTGCCCTTGACCCACTCAGAATCAGACACACCCGTGTCGGCAATGTTGTCCGGTGTGGTGGTGAAAGCCGGTATTTTTCCCCTATTGCGCTGCGGCATTTTAGTGCCAGACCTTGACCCTTGGCTCAGATTTTTTGGGGTGGCAACTGCGCTACTGGGCATTAGCTTCGCCATCCTCGAAACCGATGCCAAACGTCTTTTAGCCTTTAGTACCATCTCAAAATTGGGATTGTTGCTCTCCGCCCCGGCGGTGGCGGGATTAGCGGCTCTGTCCCACGGTTTAGTGAAATCCTCTTTATTTTTGATGGCGGGTCAATTGCCCACGCGCAAATTTAGGGAGCTGCGCGAAACCACGATTTCGACAACCCTCTGGATACCCTTGGCGATCGCCTGCCTCTCAATGGTGGGCATGCCCTTGCTCGTTGGGTTTAGCTCGAAAGTGCTACTCCTAAAAAATATTGAACCTTGGCAAGAAATCGGGTTAAATATCGCTGCCGTCGGTACAGCATTAGCCTTCGCCAAATTTCTGTTTATTCCCCACGATGCGGCGACAAAGTTTGAAGCAAAAAGCGTCACATTCTGGGGGGCGATCGTCTGGCTCCTAAGCGGTGTTGTCTTAGCCAATGGTTTTTACATAGAGGCCTACGAGTTGTCCAATATCCCCAAGGCACTGATTAAAATCGCCATTGGTTGGGCGTTATATTGGCTAATTATGAAGCGCCTCGAACTCAAATTACCCCGTATATTTGAAGAATTTGAACAGCTCATCGGTGGCATGAGCATTGTCTTAACCGGATTATTTTGGATGGTGACCCTATGATCGGCATTCTCGATATTTTTCTAATTTTAATGATCTGGTTTCTGCTTACCGCAGACCTGAGTGCAGCCAATATCCTGATCGGTGTGATCATTGCGATTTTGATGCCCGGTAAACGGTTTAATGCAGCACAGATTAAAGATTGGCTCCATGTGTTGTGGGAAATTGTGATCGCCATTCCTCAGGCCTATATTGAGGCGATCGAAATGATCTTTTTCCCCCACCGCTTCGAAACCGTGGCCATGCAGCAGGTCAAGCCGAACCGGACACCGGGACTAATTTTTCTCGATATTTTTCTGATTACCTTTACCCCCAAAACCATCGTGCTGCACTATCACGAAGATGGTTGGTATGAAGTACACCTTGTTCAGCGGAGGAAGCCCGAATGAATTTGATTGTTGGTGCCATGATTGGGGCTTTATTGCTACCGATCTATGAGGCGATACAGGACGAAGATATCTGGCAAAAGCTCCTTGCCTTCGCCAGTATTTCCAGTAAAACGTCGGTCATGATTTTAGTGATTTCTGTCCTGCGGGATGACTGGACGATTGGTGTGGTTGGTGTATTGATTTTATGTGTGGGTAATGCGGCGTTAATGTTGCTAGCCCATGTTTTGAGGCGGGTGAATTTGTCATGAGTACTTTTATCGATATCCTCAGTTATGGCTGTATTATTCTGGGGGTTGTTTTTTGGTTCTGGGGCACAATTCCTTTACTCGGCGATCGCTCTGTCCTGTACAAGTTACACACGCTGTCGGTGTCGGATACCTTGGGGTCGATGGCGATTATGGCGGGGCTATTGCTAAAAATCCCTAGGGAATGGCCGTTACTGGTGTTAGCGATTATTGCCCTCGCGATTTGGAATACGGTTTTGGGTTACGTTTTAGCATATTGTTCGAGTCGTGGAGGTGGTAATGAGCGGATTTAATTTTGACTGGTTTATTTTTGCGATCGCCCTGTTGTTGCCTTTAACTTCTGGGCTACTGGTCTTCCAAAAGAATCCCTATTATGCCCTCGTGATTCGGGGAATTTTGGGGGCGATCGCCGCATTGCTCTATGCGATGTTTGGGGCAGCAGATGTGGCGCTCACCGAAGCCCTTGTGGGGACGATGCTGTCGATTACCTTATATGCCGTGGCAGTGCGTTCGTCGATGAGTATGCGTCTTGGGGTTTTGGCCGTTTGTACGGACACCGTGAATCTGTCCCAAAAACTCAATCCTGCCCTTAAACAAGTGCTCAGCAAGTACGATCTACGTCTTGAACAAGTGGTGTTTGAAGATGCCCAAGCCCTAGAACATGCCCTAGAGCTAAAGGATGTTCACTGTATTTTACAGATTGACGATAGTGAGCAAATTAATGTATTTAAAACTCGTGTGCCGCGACTCTACGAGATTTTTAAAAGCTCCTCTTTAACGGAGTTGATCGAACTACAGCTGCTGGAGTTAAAGCCTGCTACTGCCGTCGTTGTGCCATCGTCGCAACCTCTTATGGAGAATCAATCATGAAGTGGGTCTACCTTGCATTTGGTATTGCCTTATTTGTAAAAATGCTGGTCTTCCCGAATTTTGCAATGGAAGGCGAGATCGGGACGATCGCCGAAGTGGTAGCGGCGGAAACAGGTGTACCCAATGCGGTGTCCGGCATTATTCTGCGGAATCGTCTCTATGATACGGGCTTTGAGGTGATGGTCTTTACCCTCGCCATTATGGGCGTGCGCTTTTTACTTTCCGATGAACACCCCTCGAAAGAAGTTAAACAATTTACCGATTCCCCCTCGATTGTTCTGGCGCGTTTGGGGGCAACCATTGCGGCATTAATTGGTATTGAGTTGGCCATTAGGGGACACCTCAGTCCCGGTGGCGGTTTTGCGGCTGGTGTGGCTGGTGGTACGGCGATCGGTCTAGTGGCGATCGTGTCTTCACCGCAATGGATGGACGCAATTTATAAAAAGTGGAATGCAGCAATTCTCGAAAAAGTTTCAGTCCTCATCTTTTTCATGTTGGCCTGTCTATCCCTAATCGGTATTCAGCTACCCTACGGTGAATTTGGCACATTATTTAGTGGCGGCTGGATCACCATTCTCAATATTCTTGTGGCGATTAAAGTGGCACTGGGTTCTTGGGCGGCTATCTTAATCTTTATCCGCTATCGCGGGTTGCTCTAAGCCTCTAAAAACGTCAGCTCGGGTTAAGGAGTTATCTGAATGCCTTGAAGACACGGGGACATTGGGATGGGGAGACACGGAGAGAGGAAGATACGGGACATCAACGGACACCCGCATTAGAATTGTTTGAATAAAAAATCGCCCCATCCCTCGCTCTCCCTGTCGCCGCGTCGTCATTCCAGATCATGTTTAAACCAAACTCAGGTTCTAAAAGCCTTTAGGAATGGCAGAAATGAGTTGTCGGGTGTAGTCCTGTTGCGGGTCGCGGTAAATTTGCTCGGCAGCACCCATTTCCTCGATTTTGCCTTTGTTCATGACAATAATGCGATCGCTCATAAATTTGACGACGCTGAGGTCGTGGGAAATAAAAATATAGGTCAATTGAAATTCTGATTGCAGTTCCTTCAGTAGATTGAGTACCTGAGCCTGCACAGAAACGTCGAGGGCGGATACTGACTCATCGCAAATAATAAATTGTGGTTCGATGGCTAAGGCTCTAGCAATACAAACCCGTTGCCGCTGACCACCGGACAGTTCGTGGGGATAGCGGTTCACCCAATCGGGATCTAGACCGACGCGCTCTAATAGATATTGCACTCGTTCTAACCGTTTTTTCTTGTCGCGCTTGAGGTTGTGAATTACCATCGGTTCGGCGATCGCCTTGCCAATGCTCATGCGAGGATTGAGGGAATTATAAGGATTTTGAAAAACGATTTGCATCTCCCGACGTAGCTGGCGTAGGCGTTTACTGCGGACAGGAAGTTTGGCAATATTTTCGCCCCGGAAAAAAACATCGCCCGCTAAAGGCTGCACTAACCGCAAAATGGCGCGGGCAAGGGTTGATTTGCCACAGCCGGACTCACCCACAAGACCTAGGGTTTCACCGGGGTATAAATTAAAGGACACATTATTAACGGCCATATTAAAGCCGCCGATGCCTAGCACCCCGCGCTTGCGGTAGCCCACTTGGAGGTTTTGTACCGATAGTAAGGGCTCTTGGGAGACTAAAGATTCGAGGCGGGCTTTGTCTTCATCTAGGGAAATTTGCGCCTGTAAGCTGTCGTCTGGCTGTCGCTCCTGAATGACTATTTCCTTCGTTTCAGGGTCTTCGGTGATGGCCATAAAATCGGCAACGGTCGGCAATAAAACTAGCTTTTCTTCAAGGCGAGGGCGACAGGCTAAAAGTCCTTTGGTGTAGGGATGCTGGGGGTTTGAAAAGATATTTTTGATCTTGCCTTGTTCTACAATTTTGCCGCGATACATGACTGCCACATCGTCGACCAACTCTGCAATCACACCGAGGTCGTGGGTAATAAAAATCAGAGACATTTGCCTTGCCTGACTCAGATCCCGCAGGAGTTGCAAAATTTTGGCTTGCACTGTCACGTCTAGTGCCGTCGTCGGTTCATCGGCAATGAGTAGGGTGGGGTTTGAGGCGATCGCCATGGCGATCATCACCCGTTGTAATTGACCCCCCGATAGCTCATGGGGATAGCGTTCCATGAGTTCTGGCAGTAGCTGGACTTCCTCTAATCGGGCGATCGCCTGTTTTTTTGCCTCAGCTTTAGAAATATTTTGGTGGAGGAGAATCGCTTCGGTGAGCTGAAAGTCGACATTGTAAACCGGATTTAGCGAACTCATCGGCTCCTGAAAAATCATCGCAATTTTGCCGCCACGATAGGTGCGTCGTTCCCGTTCCGGCAAACTCTCAAGATCGATCGCCTCTCCACCCGGCTCCGATTTAAACAGAATTTCGCCCGCCCTCACCCGACCCGGCTTCGGCACTAATCCCATTAATGCTAAGGATGTTACCGATTTTCCAGAGCCCGATTCCCCGACAATGCCCAAGGTGTTGCCCCGTTCAAGCTGAAAATCAATGCGATCAACGGCGGTATTTACTTGGTTTTCTGCACGAAATTGCACTTGCAGTTGACGGACATCGATAACCAAATCACTCATGGGTCAGCTTTGGGTCTAGGAAGTTGCTAAATATTCCCTTGATTGTAGCGGTGTTAATCCCTGTGTATCGGCGATCGCCCGAAAATCTGCCCAATGATAACCATCAGAAAATTTTCAGAATTTAGGCTAACGATCCGAAACAAAACCTCGTCATAACCCCAAAAAAAACCTAGGCCTGCATTAGACCTAGGGAACATTTTTTAGAAAATTAAGAATGAGAACCGTTAGAAACAAACTACCGACAAAACAATGAACTATCTTACTCTGCTAATTATTCAGCAGTGTCATCTTGCTTACGGCGCTTCGCTACTGCAAACAAACCACTGAGAATAGGCAAAACAGCCGCAGGAGTCGGAACAGCCTCAGGATTGGCTAAACGATAAGCATGGTTGTCCGTCTCAAAAGCTTTTTTGTTAGATTGGAAAATGATTTTATCGAAGTTTTCGCCTTCTTCCGCAAAAATATTAACAAAGCGAGCACCATTAACACTTTGATCACCGTTTGCATTTTCACGGATATCTTTACCCGTTAAAGAGGCAATTAGCTCGTCACCATTGTAAAAAAAGAGGTTATTGTAGTCGTCGATAGAACCGAAGTAAAAACCAAAGTAGTCAGACTCTACACCAAAATCAATGACAAGTTCCTGGGTATTGTAACTACCAACAGTGAGGTAAGGATTATTAGCATTGTCATAATCACCTTGGCTAGGTGGCGCTGCATATTTACCACCAACACTGTCTGTAACGATGTTGCCGCCAATGCCTCGGTAGGAAACACCACTTTCGTGGGTATAACCTGCACCGTCAAGGCTACCAATTACCGCATTATCAAAGGTAATGGTTCGGGCTCCTTCCACAGTAGAAAAAGGAGTATTAGCTTGAGCTGTGATGGATAGCGCTTGAGCTGAACCGGCAGAGAGGGCGATCGCCGAGCTTGCAACCAAACCCATACCGAATAAAGTTTTTGGAGTTATTAAATTAAACATATGTCGAGGATTTATTAGATAAAGTACAAAAATTAGAAGAATGAAACTTGAGCTCTAATTAATGTTAAAAAGCCAACAAGTACCCAAGACATTAATCGAGTCATTTCCTCTGTCTTTTAAATATTACGGGCTGGCCTTTGATCTTGTATCCGTAATTCCAACAGTCTTTAAAGAAGGGTTGATAAAGAGAATAATTTATTTTATGAAGCTCTATTTTGGGGCTCTGTAAAATTACTTAAAAACTGTTGAAAATACTGATATGCTTGTTTTTTGAGTTTGTTACTTAGGTGAAAATGAGGCGGTATCTTTTTCTTCTTCTAAAGGTTTTTCTTGCCAATAAATGTTGTTTTTTGTTCTTCTATGGAGATTGTCAGCAACTGTCTGGATAGCCTTAAGAAATCT
Protein-coding sequences here:
- a CDS encoding SulP family inorganic anion transporter, translating into MQITNKIHFRNIRGDLFGGVTAAIIALPMALAFGVASGAGPVAGLWGAVLVGFFAALFGGTATLISEPTGPMTVVLTGIIANFIAQEGTEQGLAMAFTVVMMAGVFQIIFGLLKLGRYVTMMPYTVISGFMSGIGIILVILQIAPFLGQGSPGGGVVGTLRAIPELLSNVQPTETLLAAGTVAIIWFMPEKIKKLVPPQLVALVAGTVISLFVFPNADQIRRIGEIPAGFPSLIMPTFAAEHLQIMVIDAAVLGMLGCIDALLTSMVADSLTRTEHDSNKELLGQGLGNIVSGLFGGLAGAGATMGTVVNIQSGGRSALSGLSRALILLVVILGASGLAANIPLAVLAGIALKVGIDIIDWDFLKRAHTISWKGALIMYGVILLTVLVDLIVAVGIGLFIANILTIDKMSRLQSESVRSISDADDAMDLTAEEQRWLDEANGRVLFFQLSGPMIFGVAKAIAREHNAIQDCDAIVFDISDVPHMGVTASLALENAIEEAVDKGREVFLVGAAGQTRRRLEKLKLFRKVSPERCLMSREEALKQATFQVASGTSSDGDYFDKAASTV
- a CDS encoding cation:proton antiporter, coding for MAFPTLQLDFGHDLLQLMSFNFDKFRSFSGFTLATTPESEYGSYVLTGVLMTIVVIYAMSKIGGELSKRVGLPPVLGELLGGVLVGVSALHLIVFPETGALGTDSLMMSVLQRLGDLDAIAVEHIFESQSEVISVLAELGVIVLLFEIGLESDLRELTKVGSQAAVVAIVGVVAPFLLGTVGLVTLFQAPIIPAIFAGAALTATSIGITSKVLSDLGQLKSTEGTIIVGAAVIDDVLGIIVLAVVASLAKTGEVDLLNVVYLIVGASTFLLGSILLGKFFNKSFEAIAGKLQTRGALLIPACAFALIMAIIANSIHLEAILGAFAAGLVLDETDLRKELDRLVMPVADLLVPIFFVTVGAKADLGVLNPFVEENRAGLIIATFLVVVAIIGKVITGWAVFGKPGINRLAVGFGMIPRGEVGLVFAGIGSASGVLDKPLEAAIIVMVIVTTFIAPPLLQMVLDNPGDGDIDGTDTELEKPYVLAE
- a CDS encoding NADH-quinone oxidoreductase subunit K, which gives rise to MAFLETCVFGVIFIGFFGIIFKKNLIMKILAMDVMSTGVIAYYILVAARGGIFAPIVDDAQETVAYADPVPQAVILTAIVIGFSIQALMLVGVMKLSRDNPTLETREIEKIHTP
- a CDS encoding cation:proton antiporter, whose product is MHDITIIWILLPFVIGFSIYLLPQIDRYLALLVFSASLGFGTVQIFQPEPYQLHLLDSFGVTLQVSGQSGYFILTNALVAIAIILYCFNSPKSAFFFTQLTILHGAVNAVFICADLMSLYVALEAIGVSAFLLMIYQRTDRSIWVGLRYLFISNTAMLFFLIGAVQVYQANNSFAYAGLANAPIEAIALLFIGLLTKGGIFVSGLWLPLTHSESETPVSAMLSGVVVKAGIFPLMQFALLVDSINPIVRLFGMGTALLGVSYAVFEKDSKRMLAFHTVSQLGFVLAAPAVGGFYALSHGLVKSVLFLLAGNLPSRNFKELKKTGIATNLWIPLAIASLSISGMPLLAGYSAKVLILKNIESWQEIGMNLAAVGTAISFSKFLFLPHSPELKGKAFSTNNWGFWAAIALLLGGLFITNGFYLDAYKLSNFPKALITIAIGWGAYWLIFQKLSIKLPRVVEQFEHLVGAMSLVLTGLFWMVWA
- a CDS encoding cation:proton antiporter codes for the protein MNELTIGWVISPFVVGFSIYLLPKIDRYLAILVSISSLIFGLVQIFQPEPYSLKLLDSYGVDLLVDDQSGYFILTNAAVAIAVTVYCWKSTKSAFFFTQLVILQGALNAVFICADLISLYVALEAISIAAFLLMTYQRTDRSIWIGLRYLFLSNTAMLFYLMGALLVYQATKSFSYAGLAEAPNEAIALIFLGLLTKGGVFVSGLWLPLTHSESDTPVSAMLSGVVVKAGIFPLLRCGILVPDLDPWLRFFGVATALLGISFAILETDAKRLLAFSTISKLGLLLSAPAVAGLAALSHGLVKSSLFLMAGQLPTRKFRELRETTISTTLWIPLAIACLSMVGMPLLVGFSSKVLLLKNIEPWQEIGLNIAAVGTALAFAKFLFIPHDAATKFEAKSVTFWGAIVWLLSGVVLANGFYIEAYELSNIPKALIKIAIGWALYWLIMKRLELKLPRIFEEFEQLIGGMSIVLTGLFWMVTL
- a CDS encoding Na+/H+ antiporter subunit E codes for the protein MIGILDIFLILMIWFLLTADLSAANILIGVIIAILMPGKRFNAAQIKDWLHVLWEIVIAIPQAYIEAIEMIFFPHRFETVAMQQVKPNRTPGLIFLDIFLITFTPKTIVLHYHEDGWYEVHLVQRRKPE
- a CDS encoding monovalent cation/H(+) antiporter subunit G; this encodes MSTFIDILSYGCIILGVVFWFWGTIPLLGDRSVLYKLHTLSVSDTLGSMAIMAGLLLKIPREWPLLVLAIIALAIWNTVLGYVLAYCSSRGGGNERI
- a CDS encoding DUF4040 domain-containing protein, with amino-acid sequence MSGFNFDWFIFAIALLLPLTSGLLVFQKNPYYALVIRGILGAIAALLYAMFGAADVALTEALVGTMLSITLYAVAVRSSMSMRLGVLAVCTDTVNLSQKLNPALKQVLSKYDLRLEQVVFEDAQALEHALELKDVHCILQIDDSEQINVFKTRVPRLYEIFKSSSLTELIELQLLELKPATAVVVPSSQPLMENQS
- a CDS encoding Na(+)/H(+) antiporter subunit B, whose product is MKWVYLAFGIALFVKMLVFPNFAMEGEIGTIAEVVAAETGVPNAVSGIILRNRLYDTGFEVMVFTLAIMGVRFLLSDEHPSKEVKQFTDSPSIVLARLGATIAALIGIELAIRGHLSPGGGFAAGVAGGTAIGLVAIVSSPQWMDAIYKKWNAAILEKVSVLIFFMLACLSLIGIQLPYGEFGTLFSGGWITILNILVAIKVALGSWAAILIFIRYRGLL